The genomic stretch CGCTTTACATCTAGAAAACTCTACCACACAGACTGGCTCATTCAAAATCACCTGAGAAATTACAAACAATAAGTCATTCAAGCTGAGTCAGTTGCATTGTAGACAAAAAGATATTATGGATATTCTCTATGAAATAACAAGGCAACAAACTTAGTTATGTTATTCACCTCAATTACTGCACTTTGTTTTGACGTGAGACAGCGAGGGGACTTTTTGGTCACCTTACCAGTCTTGGGATCAAGTATCGACAATATTCTTGAAACTCTAGCAGGTTCCTTTGCATGATGAATATGAAACTCTAACTGCCAATATACAAAAAACAAAATTGACATTTTTCCTAATACACAATATCAGAAAATGAAGTGCAAGGAATGTGATAATGCACACCTGAGCGCCAACCAATATGGGACTTGCACCATCCAAGACAAGCAATTTCAACTCTAAATGCTTTGCAACAGCAACAGGAAAGTCGGGATGGCATAATACACCTCCAGCCAATACATGACTTCCATCAACACCATGCAACGTTACAGCTACGTTATCTCCAGCTCTTGCAACAGAGCAGGCATTAGAGTCACGCTCCAATGTGCGTACTGTTCCAACAACATCTGAAGGCATAACTAGTACCTATAATTAATAACTTTATGGTTAAAGAGAGAAATGGTTTTATTTTACGTCATGTTAAAAAGAATTTACGCATGTGCTTTCATTCCGTACAGAATTGCCTGTACTGTAGTTATACATTAACACGTACAACAAAGTTAAATGTACAGGCTATACCAACTCTAATTATATCAATAGTTTTATCCGAAGAATGAAAAACTGAAACAAAATAAAAACGGCATGACAATTGACTGTTGGATTTTTTGACATCAAATTCAGTCAAGAATCATACAATAATCTCTAAGTAGAAAACTAAATATTACAACCTGAACGCACACAACAAATATTGCTATGGTACATATGAATTCTTTAAATTGTGAACCCCGCTTTATAACTTAGTTACCCCATTCCTTATATAAAAAAGTGATTGCACATTATTAATGTTGATATAAAATCTTCATAAGTAGCACTTCTCACAATATGAATTACCGAGTCGGGGCATAACAACAGAATTTTTAGTGAAGTTATCCTTTAAAAATCAACAAGACTGACACTTACTTATGTTTAACGAACCAGATGTTACAAGACAGAGTGGGTGAAACAGTATCATGTGCAATATTAAATATGATAGGAGCACTCTGTGATGCAAGAGGTAGACCACATGATTGAACGTGGGATTGATAGAAATAAATGATCGAGCAGACAAACATTCATGCTTCAGAACAAGGAATAGCTGGAAAACAATATATTGTAGCCTAGCTCCGTCCGGAATAGCCAGAAAAAAGTACTTTTATGGGCTATTGAAAAGGACATTTGCAAAGAACTCTAAAATGAGCTCATCAAGTACTTTTTTCTCATCATCCTGATCAAATTTGTTGTCCTAGTATTTTGGGTTGTGTCCCTATCcaaattttttgttttattttagtCTCTCAGTTTACCAATTATATACAAAATTGTCAATATAATAGTAATTCTTCATCCAAAGTATTTTGTTAAATATTTGAATTGTGAGATgatattttataaaaataaacaGAGAAGTCCCTATGGCTATTACTGTGGTAGTCTTACATGAAAATCAGTTAGCGACTGTGTCATGCCAATATTTTATATAATaaagatttgaatggaaaatcatgataacgaaaaaaaaaattaatggaTGAGTTGATGTAATTTGTATATTAATTGATTAAAATGAACATGTTGATaaagaaaaaacaaaataaacacaaATAAAAGCATTGGGGTGAGGGACCAACTTTAACAGAAAGTTATTAATTCCTACCAAAAGAAACTTGGTTTCAGATCGGTAGAAACACTTCTAATTTGAATTATTAATCTGAATCTTTCATTTGAGTTTTTAATAATAGTAAGTCAGTCGCAACACTACCCATTTTATACCTTTGTTCCATTTCGAAGAGCTCCTGCTTCCAGTTTACCACAAGCAGACACCTGTCCTTGTGCAGTTGATTTGATGGCATCACATATTGGCATTAGCAGAGGTTTGGCGAATTCTCTAGTAGGAGGTTGTAGTGAGTCAACTGCATCTAACAGATAAGATCCAGTATACCTGTTTCACAATCAAACAACCATCATTTTTTAGCACACTATAAAATGAATATATGCACTCTGTTTGATTTTCTCAATTTTCAAGACCAATGTCAAGATGCTAAATTTTATTTGGCTAAAATTTGACTTTTCCACAAGAAATTTGGTAGAGTATGATCAGCGACATAAATATGTACTACTACATTCTACTGCATGTCAGAAAGTTCAGGACTCGTGCTGCACATATTAAGTAGGTTTTAGGATCAAAGTAGCTTCAGTTGGAGTGGATAAATTGGTCTTGTCTGCAATTCTAATTTCTACTCAATTGGGATTTTAAAGCAAAAACAACAGGTCAAGTAGGATCTACAGAAAATAAGATGCCGTCTATGAGATATTAAACTTTCAACAAAAATTGCTGTTTTATGCTTCAGTCATAGAGGAAGTTCAGCCTTTCTAATTAATAGCACCCTCCCCTTCCTCTTTGTCCACTCCTTCTCTCATATATTGTTAAATATCAGAGAGGAAAAGTGCTTAGGTGTTTTTATTTTGAACAATTACACGCGCTGCTTATGTCACAGTTCCATAACACTATTAATTGCCCATCAAAGGGAAGTTAAGATCACATCTAGAATAAGTGACATACCAGTTTTTGAAACGAGCATCAGAAGGGGCTGCTACCAGATTTTGATTTTCCATGGCACTCAGGGGAATCCATAAGAGAGAAGAATCTTTGAACCCACATGAGCGAAGAAAAATTCCCAGCTGATGTCTTATAAAATCAAATCGGTCTTTGGAGTATGCCACAGCATCCATCTTATTCACTGCAACTATAACATGGTCTACACCAAAACTTCTAATAAGCTGTGCATGCTCTTTTGTTTGTCCTTTACTACCATCCATACCAGCTTCAAATGCACCAAATGAGGCATCTATAACAAGAATTGCAGCATCAGCTTGTGTTGCACCAGAAATCATGTTTGGGATGAAGTCTTTATGACCAGGAGAGTCAAGCACAACAACGTGATATTTCGTAGTGTCGAAATATGCCACAGCCACTGTCATGGTTATTCCCCGTTCCCTTTCTTCTGAACTTTCATCAAGTGCCCAAGCATAAGCAAAGGATCCCTTGCCCTGATTAAAAGAAAAGAGGGGGCAGAAATTGACACTTGAACTCAAAAGCATCAAGCACTAAAAAAATTACTCCACAGTGAAATTACCTGTAACTTGGCCTCTTTTTCATTCTTGTGCATTTCTTTCTTGGAAATTCGCCCCAATAGGTGTAATAACCTGCCAGATAGTGTTGATTTTCCAGAATCAACATGACCAACCTGCAATTGACAGATTAAGTACTATGAGACATTTCATCCTTGAAATATAATCCTGGAATATAGGAAAGAATAGACCGCTGGCATACAATTGCAAGATTCAACTGAGTCAATGTATCTTCAGAATGTTGAGGAAGCATCCACTTTTCTGGCGTGTAAGAAACTTGTTGATGAGGTGCCTTAGAAGTAGTTTTATCAAAATTTCCAGATTTTACATCAAGAACTGTGTGGTTAAAACTGCTGGAAGCACTTTCAGAATTTCCATCTTTGTTAGAAGACAAACTAAGCTTGTCACTTTCTTCGACTTTGGGCAGTGTAGACGAACGACTGGAGTATTCTTTGCTTGATTGGATACCATTTGTACCATTTTTTGAAGAATTTATTTTTTTCGCATTATCCCCTTTGTCCTTTGGCAAAAATGTTGATAAACTGTTCAAAGTTTCACCAATTGTTTCTAGATCAATTTCTACATTTTTAGAAAGCTTGTTTTGAGCCGCACTACCCTGCTTGCTGTTTTGTATTAAGGATGATGAGTTGTCTGCCCTTTCAGTATTGAATTCTACAGCAAGTTCACTCTTCTGTCTGCTGTTTTGTGAAAACTGTGAATCTTTAGCATTTTTAACTTTGTCTGAAAACATACAGAAATATAAGATGCATTAACATTTATCCAAAATGAACTAAAACATGAAGAAACTAAATATACAAAAATATAAGATGCATTAACATTTATCCAAAATGAACTAAAACATGAAGAAACTAAATATGGGGGGAGGGGGGATTCTActgttttttttccttttctgGTTAAAGCTAGGGTGCCAAAGTTACAGCCTGAAGACAGATAGATAGGTTGAGGGAGGGATACCTTTCAAACCCACTTTTGAAGAATGTAGGCCAGTATGAACCACATCATCCGGAGATGGAACGTCAAACTTGAAAGGATCTGTGCACCCCAATAAAAAAGATTTTATCACTATTGTTTAAAAATGAATGGCTAAGGTTTGCTTTTATGTACAAGGAGTTCCAAGAGCTAAAACAACTTACAAATTCAACTAATAAGATATTTTATTCTAATAAATACTCCTTCCGTCTCATACTAAGAGTCATGTTTGGAATATTTGCTTGTCATATTTATCATTTTAGAATACCAATGAAGTATTACTTACCTACTTCTACTAATAATAACCTCACTACTAATACCCTTATTTATTGTTTTACAAACCACCAAACTACTTTATTAAGAATGATATTTTAGTCAATGAAGCTCACTTTATAATGGAAATTAGTACACTCCATAATTTACTTAGTTTGCATAATCTTAAAAGACATTTGATATAGATGAAGGAAGTAATACATAAAAGTCAAATATCATAGAAACTACACTAATTCTACAAACGCATATTAAAACGTGTGAAGACCTATATTTAAAGAGGGAGGGCTTTGAGTATTAAAAGTCTTATGAATTTCATGAAATTCTCCTTGGACATTCTCAAGCTTGTGGATGTTACTGCTATCTGTCCAAAAACCAACACCTTGCGTTGGAAATAATTCAACCTCTTTGGAACTCTGGTGTGGTACTGATTGAAAAATAGACCTGGCCAGCTTGGACGCTCCAGGAGTTTTGTTTATATCTTCAACT from Lathyrus oleraceus cultivar Zhongwan6 chromosome 7, CAAS_Psat_ZW6_1.0, whole genome shotgun sequence encodes the following:
- the LOC127101066 gene encoding uncharacterized protein LOC127101066 isoform X1, whose product is MPRKVNYGIDYYDDDYEDYDDYDYDVEAENYGAGEGPDAKQETIRPGVWQCPICTYDNDESMTSCDICGVVRHPLVNNGTSNSNKTVEDINKTPGASKLARSIFQSVPHQSSKEVELFPTQGVGFWTDSSNIHKLENVQGEFHEIHKTFNTQSPPSLNIDPFKFDVPSPDDVVHTGLHSSKVGLKDKVKNAKDSQFSQNSRQKSELAVEFNTERADNSSSLIQNSKQGSAAQNKLSKNVEIDLETIGETLNSLSTFLPKDKGDNAKKINSSKNGTNGIQSSKEYSSRSSTLPKVEESDKLSLSSNKDGNSESASSSFNHTVLDVKSGNFDKTTSKAPHQQVSYTPEKWMLPQHSEDTLTQLNLAIVGHVDSGKSTLSGRLLHLLGRISKKEMHKNEKEAKLQGKGSFAYAWALDESSEERERGITMTVAVAYFDTTKYHVVVLDSPGHKDFIPNMISGATQADAAILVIDASFGAFEAGMDGSKGQTKEHAQLIRSFGVDHVIVAVNKMDAVAYSKDRFDFIRHQLGIFLRSCGFKDSSLLWIPLSAMENQNLVAAPSDARFKNWYTGSYLLDAVDSLQPPTREFAKPLLMPICDAIKSTAQGQVSACGKLEAGALRNGTKVLVMPSDVVGTVRTLERDSNACSVARAGDNVAVTLHGVDGSHVLAGGVLCHPDFPVAVAKHLELKLLVLDGASPILVGAQLEFHIHHAKEPARVSRILSILDPKTGKVTKKSPRCLTSKQSAVIEVILNEPVCVVEFSRCKALGRVSLRSLGRTIAVGLVTRIIEEQG
- the LOC127101066 gene encoding uncharacterized protein LOC127101066 isoform X2, whose product is MPRKVNYGIDYYDDDYEDYDDYDYDVEAENYGAGEGPDAKQETIRPGVWQCPICTYDNDESMTSCDICGVVRHPLVNNGTSNSNKTDPFKFDVPSPDDVVHTGLHSSKVGLKDKVKNAKDSQFSQNSRQKSELAVEFNTERADNSSSLIQNSKQGSAAQNKLSKNVEIDLETIGETLNSLSTFLPKDKGDNAKKINSSKNGTNGIQSSKEYSSRSSTLPKVEESDKLSLSSNKDGNSESASSSFNHTVLDVKSGNFDKTTSKAPHQQVSYTPEKWMLPQHSEDTLTQLNLAIVGHVDSGKSTLSGRLLHLLGRISKKEMHKNEKEAKLQGKGSFAYAWALDESSEERERGITMTVAVAYFDTTKYHVVVLDSPGHKDFIPNMISGATQADAAILVIDASFGAFEAGMDGSKGQTKEHAQLIRSFGVDHVIVAVNKMDAVAYSKDRFDFIRHQLGIFLRSCGFKDSSLLWIPLSAMENQNLVAAPSDARFKNWYTGSYLLDAVDSLQPPTREFAKPLLMPICDAIKSTAQGQVSACGKLEAGALRNGTKVLVMPSDVVGTVRTLERDSNACSVARAGDNVAVTLHGVDGSHVLAGGVLCHPDFPVAVAKHLELKLLVLDGASPILVGAQLEFHIHHAKEPARVSRILSILDPKTGKVTKKSPRCLTSKQSAVIEVILNEPVCVVEFSRCKALGRVSLRSLGRTIAVGLVTRIIEEQG
- the LOC127101066 gene encoding uncharacterized protein LOC127101066 isoform X3, whose translation is MPRKVNYGIDYYDDDYEDYDDYDYDVEAENYGAGEGPDAKQETIRPGVWQCPICTYDNDESMTSCDICGVVRHPLVNNGTSNSNKTDKVKNAKDSQFSQNSRQKSELAVEFNTERADNSSSLIQNSKQGSAAQNKLSKNVEIDLETIGETLNSLSTFLPKDKGDNAKKINSSKNGTNGIQSSKEYSSRSSTLPKVEESDKLSLSSNKDGNSESASSSFNHTVLDVKSGNFDKTTSKAPHQQVSYTPEKWMLPQHSEDTLTQLNLAIVGHVDSGKSTLSGRLLHLLGRISKKEMHKNEKEAKLQGKGSFAYAWALDESSEERERGITMTVAVAYFDTTKYHVVVLDSPGHKDFIPNMISGATQADAAILVIDASFGAFEAGMDGSKGQTKEHAQLIRSFGVDHVIVAVNKMDAVAYSKDRFDFIRHQLGIFLRSCGFKDSSLLWIPLSAMENQNLVAAPSDARFKNWYTGSYLLDAVDSLQPPTREFAKPLLMPICDAIKSTAQGQVSACGKLEAGALRNGTKVLVMPSDVVGTVRTLERDSNACSVARAGDNVAVTLHGVDGSHVLAGGVLCHPDFPVAVAKHLELKLLVLDGASPILVGAQLEFHIHHAKEPARVSRILSILDPKTGKVTKKSPRCLTSKQSAVIEVILNEPVCVVEFSRCKALGRVSLRSLGRTIAVGLVTRIIEEQG